The following proteins are encoded in a genomic region of Oryctolagus cuniculus chromosome 6, mOryCun1.1, whole genome shotgun sequence:
- the MAFA gene encoding transcription factor MafA has translation MAAELAMGAELPSSPLAIEYVNDFDLMKFEVKKEPPEAERFCHRLPPGSLSSTPLSTPCSSVPSSPSFCAPSPGAGAGGAAGPPSGGPGAVGGAAGKPAPEDLYWMSGYQPHLNPEALNLTPEDAVEALIGSGQHGAHHPAAAAAYEAFRGQGFAGGGGGGGGGADALGAGPHHAAHPHHHHAAHHHHHHHHVRLEERFSDDQLVSMSVRELNRQLRGFSKEEVTRLKQKRRTLKNRGYAQSCRFKRVQQRHILESEKCQLQGQVEQLRLEVGRLAKERDLYKEKYEKLAGLAREPSPPQAGPGGAKGASDFFL, from the coding sequence ATGGCCGCGGAGCTGGCGATGGGCGCCGAACTGCCCAGCAGCCCGCTGGCCATCGAGTACGTCAACGACTTCGACCTGATGAAGTTCGAGGTGAAGAAGGAGCCGCCCGAGGCCGAGCGCTTCTGCCACCGCCTGCCGCCCGGCTCGCTGTCCTCGACGCCGCTCAGCACGCCCTGCTCCTCCGTGCCGTCCTCGCCCAGCTTCTGCGCGCCCAGCCCgggcgcgggggccgggggcgcggcgGGGCCGCCGAGCGGGGGCCCAGGCGCCGTCGGGGGCGCGGCGGGGAAGCCGGCGCCGGAGGATCTGTACTGGATGAGCGGCTACCAGCCCCACCTGAACCCCGAGGCGCTCAACCTGACGCCCGAGGACGCGGTGGAAGCGCTCATCGGCAGCGGCCAGCACGGCGCGCACCACCCGGCGGCCGCCGCGGCCTACGAGGCCTTCCGGGGCCAGGGCttcgcgggcggcggcggcggcggcgggggcggcgcggACGCGCTGGGCGCCGGCCCGCACCACGCGGcgcacccccaccaccaccacgccgcgcaccaccaccaccaccaccaccacgtgcGCCTGGAGGAGCGCTTCTCCGACGACCAGCTGGTGTCCATGTCCGTGCGCGAGCTGAACCGGCAGCTGCGCGGCTTCAGCAAGGAGGAGGTGACGCGGCTGAAGCAGAAGCGGCGCACGCTGAAGAACCGCGGCTACGCGCAGTCCTGCCGCTTCAAGCGGGTGCAGCAGCGGCACATCCTGGAGAGCGAGAAGTGCCAGCTGCAGGGCCAGGTGGAGCAGCTGCGGCTGGAGGTGGGGCGCCTGGCCAAGGAGCGGGACCTGTACAAGGAGAAATACGAGAAGCTGGCGGGCCTCGCGCGGGAGCCCTCGCCGCCGCAGGCCGGGCCCGGCGGCGCCAAGGGCGCGTCCGACTTCTTCCTGTGA